Below is a genomic region from Caulobacter rhizosphaerae.
AGGGTGTCCTTGGTCTCGCAGGCCACGCGGCCGGCGCCGCCGGCGGCGCCCTTGATGTCCTCGATCTTCTCGCCCGCGCGCCAGCCCTTGGGCAGGCCCTGGTCGCCGGTGAAGTCCATGCCCAGGTCGATCCACTTGTCGGTGGCGCAGTCCAGGGCGAAGACCATGATCGGGCCCTTGCCGGCCGGCCAGGCCTTGTAGGGGCCGTTGGGCCTGCCCTCGGCGATGCGCACCACGATCAGGCCGGACGTCTGGTCCACCCGCATGAAATCGGCGTCGTAGAAGGTCTTCGCCTCGCCGGGCGAGGGCTTCCAGTCTTCCGCCCGGGCGGGACCGGCCGTCGCCAGGACGGTGACGCCAAGCAAACACAGACCAAGCCGCCACATGAGCGTCCTCCCCGTATTTTATCACTGGGGAGAGGCTACGCCCGGCAAGCTTGAGCGGCAAGGTCGAAGAACGATGTTATTCGCTCCGGGCCGCCAAGCGCGCTTCAAGGCCCTGGGCGATGGCGGCGTTGATCGCCGCGACGCCGGCCGCGGGCCCGCCGGCGTGCTTCCAGACCCCGGCCGAGACGGCCAGGAAGTCGGCCCCCGCCCTCGCCAGGCCGGCGGCGTTGTCGGCGGTGATCCCGCCGATCGCCACCGAGGGGACTTCCATGGTTTCCTGCCAGATCGACAGAATCTCGGGATCGGCGGTGGTCGGGGCGTCCTTGGTGGTGGTCGGGAAGAAGGCCCCGAAGGCCACGTAGTCGGCTCCGGCCTCGGCGGCCTCCATGGCCAGGTGGCGGCTGTCGTGGCAGGTGACGCCGATCATCGCCCCGGGGCCCATGATCTTGCGGGCCTCCTTGAAGGGCGTGTCGCTCTGGCCGACATGGACGCCGTCGCAGCCCAGCCGCGCGGCCAGGTCCGGCCGGTCGTTGAGGATCACCGCCACCTCACGCGCGCGGGCGATGGGGGCGAGCGCCTGGACGGCGGCGGCGATCACCTCGTCGGAGGCGTGCTTCAGGCGGATCTGCAGCGCGGCCACGTCGCCGCCGTCCAGGGCCGCGGCCAGGTGGCGGCCGAAGCCGGCCAGGTCGTCCAGGGCCGGCGGGGTGATCAGATAGAGGCGGCAGTCGGTCATGGGTGCGGATTACGCCGATTTGCCCGCTGACGCAGCCCCCTCCGGCCCTTCGGGCCACCTCCCCCAAAAGGGGGAGGATCTAGTCCGAGCAGATGCTCCCCCACTGGGGGAGCTGTCGCGTAGCGACTGAGGGGGTTTGTCGCACTGCGAGTCAGTTGCAAAAGCTCCGCGCCTGGGCTACATGAGAATGACAATCATTCGGCGGGACCTGCGGCCTTGTACGTCTGCAACTGTAACGGCATTCGCGAGCGGGAAGTCCGCGCCGCCATCGACGCCGGGGCCACCCGCCCGGCCGACGTGTTCCGTCACAAGGGCTGCCAGGCCCAGTGCGCCAAGTGCGTCTGCGAGATGCGGCAGATGATCCAGGACAACCGCCAGGCCCTGGCCTACGCGGCCGAATAACCGGCCGGATCGACCCAAAATCAGCGATCGCGAAGCAGTCTCACGCTTTTCCGTGAGGCTGAGAAACACTTGCACACATAGCGGTTGAAGCTCGCGTTCCGATCGATCACGGTCGCGCCGAATCTTTATCTGAGGAGGCCGCCATGCAAGGCGATCCCGGCATCATTCGGCTCTTGAACGCGGTGCTCACCA
It encodes:
- the thiE gene encoding thiamine phosphate synthase; translated protein: MTDCRLYLITPPALDDLAGFGRHLAAALDGGDVAALQIRLKHASDEVIAAAVQALAPIARAREVAVILNDRPDLAARLGCDGVHVGQSDTPFKEARKIMGPGAMIGVTCHDSRHLAMEAAEAGADYVAFGAFFPTTTKDAPTTADPEILSIWQETMEVPSVAIGGITADNAAGLARAGADFLAVSAGVWKHAGGPAAGVAAINAAIAQGLEARLAARSE
- a CDS encoding (2Fe-2S)-binding protein, translating into MYVCNCNGIREREVRAAIDAGATRPADVFRHKGCQAQCAKCVCEMRQMIQDNRQALAYAAE